In Candidatus Hydrogenedentota bacterium, the following are encoded in one genomic region:
- a CDS encoding galactose mutarotase yields the protein SPSGDEGYPGTLQCTVTYWISKDKTLEIHYDVETDAATPVNLTNHSYFNLRGHGSGPILNHEMTLFADFFTPVNSGLIPTGELRAVDNTPFDFRVPALIGSRINDSDQQLQFGQGYDHNFVLNPDATGEFRRAALVKEASTGRALEVWTSEPGVQFYCGNFLNGTNHGKDGAVYNHRGGFCLETQHFPDSPNQPDFPSTILRPGKAYQSRTYYRFFAE from the coding sequence AGCCCATCCGGTGATGAAGGCTATCCCGGCACTTTGCAATGCACGGTCACGTACTGGATCAGCAAAGATAAGACGCTGGAAATTCATTATGACGTTGAGACCGACGCCGCGACACCAGTCAACCTGACCAACCACAGTTATTTCAACCTGAGGGGGCACGGAAGCGGACCCATACTGAATCACGAAATGACTTTGTTCGCCGACTTCTTTACCCCTGTCAATAGCGGGCTCATCCCTACCGGAGAGCTCCGTGCCGTCGACAATACCCCCTTTGATTTCCGCGTGCCCGCACTCATTGGAAGCAGAATCAATGATTCAGACCAACAATTACAATTTGGTCAGGGCTATGATCATAACTTTGTGTTGAACCCGGATGCAACGGGTGAATTCAGGCGGGCGGCGCTTGTAAAAGAAGCGTCTACGGGACGTGCCTTGGAAGTGTGGACCTCTGAACCAGGTGTTCAATTCTATTGTGGTAATTTTTTGAATGGTACCAACCATGGCAAAGACGGCGCTGTCTATAATCATCGCGGCGGCTTCTGTTTGGAAACACAGCATTTTCCCGATTCGCCCAATCAGCCTGATTTCCCGAGCACGATTTTGCGCCCGGGCAAGGCGTATCAGTCGCGCACCTACTATCGTTTTTTTGCGGAATAA
- the pepF gene encoding oligoendopeptidase F: protein MNGPIPRAKVAPADTWDLKKIFSSDKAWEEAFNQLETRLPELDLFRGKLKRSARQIKGCFDTVNELSLLLEKLGAYAQLKYSEDITNPNYQIMAARFSNLATRYSESVSFVNPEIQEIPKTKMKEFLKSPLIENYLFSLENLLRYRPHILGLNEERLLAMQGEVAETPSRVFDQLSDGDMKFGEVVDEKGNRVEVTQSSFRALLDSPLRKVRKEAFHKYYAVMEGHGNTLAATLNGSVLQDVYVAQARNYASAREAALFDDKMPTAAYDALIAAVREALPVVHRYLGLRKKALRLKQLHFYDTYTPIVKDVSRTIDYEEAVDLCCEAVAPLGSEYVKTLRLGLTKDRWVDRYENRGKSSGAFSYGCYGCPPYILMNYKSNVLDSVFTLIHEAGHSMHSWYSMRAQPYHYAHYPILLAEVASTFNEQLLGRYMLDHADSKGMCILLINKQIDEIRGTIFRQTMFAEYEKIIHELVESGNPLTLAVLREEYRKLLDDYFGSAMHIDAELELEGLRIPHFYRAFYVYKYATGLSSAIALSRNVLEGGAKECQRYLDFLSAGGSRYPLDTLKTAGVDLTKPKAVEQAMEVFAELVNTLEQLMQG from the coding sequence ATGAATGGGCCGATACCTCGGGCAAAAGTTGCCCCTGCAGATACATGGGATCTAAAGAAGATATTTTCATCCGATAAGGCTTGGGAAGAGGCATTTAATCAATTAGAAACGCGCTTGCCCGAATTGGATCTTTTCCGTGGTAAATTAAAACGTTCCGCGCGCCAAATCAAGGGATGTTTCGATACGGTCAATGAACTTAGTCTGCTGCTGGAAAAGTTGGGTGCCTATGCCCAACTAAAATATAGCGAGGACATTACCAATCCCAACTATCAGATCATGGCTGCCCGCTTTTCTAATTTGGCAACACGCTATAGTGAATCGGTGAGTTTTGTCAACCCGGAAATTCAAGAAATTCCAAAAACAAAAATGAAGGAATTTCTTAAATCACCGCTCATTGAAAACTATCTCTTTTCACTTGAAAATCTGTTGCGATACCGTCCTCATATTCTCGGACTCAATGAAGAGCGCCTGCTGGCAATGCAAGGAGAAGTGGCGGAAACGCCTTCCCGCGTCTTCGACCAACTTTCTGATGGAGATATGAAATTCGGCGAAGTGGTCGATGAAAAGGGTAATCGTGTTGAAGTGACCCAAAGTTCCTTCAGAGCTCTTCTTGATTCCCCGCTTAGAAAAGTCCGTAAAGAAGCATTTCATAAATATTATGCTGTTATGGAAGGGCATGGCAATACGCTGGCTGCCACACTCAACGGTTCTGTCCTGCAAGATGTATATGTCGCCCAAGCCAGAAATTATGCTTCAGCCCGTGAAGCAGCTCTCTTTGATGACAAAATGCCGACGGCGGCCTATGACGCGTTGATTGCAGCAGTACGGGAAGCCCTTCCTGTTGTCCATCGTTATCTGGGGCTGCGCAAGAAGGCGCTGCGTCTGAAACAACTCCATTTTTATGACACCTACACGCCTATTGTAAAGGATGTGTCCCGCACGATCGATTATGAGGAAGCGGTAGATTTATGCTGCGAGGCTGTTGCTCCTTTGGGCTCGGAATATGTGAAGACTCTGCGCCTTGGTCTCACGAAAGACCGTTGGGTTGATCGGTATGAAAATCGGGGCAAAAGCAGCGGTGCTTTTTCCTATGGTTGTTACGGCTGCCCCCCTTATATTCTCATGAATTATAAAAGCAATGTATTGGACAGTGTCTTCACACTCATCCATGAAGCGGGGCATTCCATGCACTCGTGGTATAGCATGCGCGCACAGCCTTACCACTATGCCCACTACCCCATTCTTCTTGCTGAAGTGGCATCCACCTTTAATGAACAATTGCTTGGCCGCTATATGTTGGATCATGCCGACTCAAAAGGGATGTGCATTTTACTGATCAACAAACAAATCGATGAAATCCGCGGCACCATTTTCAGGCAAACCATGTTTGCCGAATATGAAAAGATTATCCACGAACTTGTAGAGTCCGGCAACCCCCTTACGCTCGCAGTGTTACGTGAGGAATACCGCAAATTACTGGATGACTATTTCGGATCGGCTATGCATATAGATGCAGAGCTTGAGCTGGAAGGTCTGCGTATCCCCCACTTTTACCGTGCTTTTTACGTCTACAAGTATGCTACCGGATTATCTTCCGCCATTGCCCTTTCACGCAATGTGTTGGAGGGCGGCGCAAAAGAATGTCAGCGCTACCTTGATTTTCTTAGTGCCGGCGGATCCCGCTATCCTTTGGATACGCTGAAAACGGCCGGCGTGGATTTGACCAAGCCTAAAGCAGTTGAACAAGCCATGGAAGTCTTTGCAGAGCTTGTGAATACGCTGGAGCAGTTGATGCAAGGTTGA